In one Pseudarthrobacter oxydans genomic region, the following are encoded:
- a CDS encoding MarR family transcriptional regulator, which produces MTTATDSDQGQDEDLLLEHQLCFALTVAARSVVGAYRPVLEKLNLTHPQYLVMLCLWEASPRTVRNISEALAQEPATISPLLRRLEAAGLITRRRADGNERALAVELTPEGAALRQEALNVPGTMMERLGLSRDQVGELHAAMMGLIAATSNTGQMQDRQ; this is translated from the coding sequence ATGACAACGGCAACGGACAGTGACCAGGGGCAGGACGAGGACCTGCTTCTGGAACACCAGTTGTGTTTCGCCCTGACGGTGGCGGCGCGAAGCGTTGTGGGCGCCTACCGGCCGGTGCTGGAGAAGCTGAACCTGACCCACCCCCAGTACCTGGTGATGCTGTGCCTGTGGGAAGCGAGCCCCCGGACTGTCCGGAATATCAGCGAGGCCCTCGCCCAGGAACCGGCCACCATCTCCCCGCTCCTCCGCAGGCTTGAGGCCGCGGGCCTGATTACGCGACGGCGGGCAGACGGAAATGAGCGCGCCCTTGCCGTCGAGTTGACCCCCGAAGGCGCCGCGCTCCGGCAGGAGGCGCTTAATGTTCCTGGGACCATGATGGAACGGCTGGGGTTGAGCAGGGACCAGGTCGGCGAACTGCATGCGGCCATGATGGGGCTCATTGCGGCCACCTCCAACACCGGCCAGATGCAGGACCGGCAGTAG
- a CDS encoding aspartate kinase has translation MSTPTTEVHNATQPQGLPTGRAVTKQLIVQKFGGSSVADADGIKRVAKRVVDAQAAGNEVVVVVSAMGDTTDELLDLAAQVTDSAPAREMDMLLSAGERISMALLAMAINKLGASAQSFTGSQAGMITDGIHGKARIIDVDPHRIRTALDKGNIAIVAGFQGMSRATNEITTLGRGGSDTTAVALAAALEADVCEIYTDVDGIYTADPRVVPSAQKIERISSEEMLELAASGAKILHLRCVEYARRFGVPLHVRSSFSQHEGTWVIPSAEDKITTQEGVALEQPIISGVAHDRSEAKVTVVGVPDIPGKAAAIFQVIADAHSNIDMIVQNVSTHGTGRTDISFTLPIVEGADALAALHAAQDQIGFESIEYNEQIGKLSLIGAGMRSHPGVSATFFKALSDAGININMISTSEIRISVVTHADLLDEAVRVIHKAFDLDSENEATVYGGTGR, from the coding sequence ATGAGTACGCCCACTACCGAAGTGCACAACGCAACGCAGCCGCAGGGGCTACCCACCGGCCGTGCGGTGACAAAGCAGCTCATCGTGCAGAAGTTCGGCGGATCCTCCGTGGCGGACGCGGACGGAATCAAGCGGGTTGCCAAACGCGTGGTGGACGCCCAGGCCGCCGGCAACGAGGTGGTTGTCGTCGTCTCCGCCATGGGTGACACCACGGACGAACTCCTGGACCTCGCCGCCCAGGTGACAGACTCCGCCCCGGCCCGCGAAATGGACATGCTGCTGTCCGCCGGCGAGCGCATCTCCATGGCGCTGCTGGCCATGGCCATCAATAAACTGGGCGCCTCCGCCCAGTCCTTCACCGGTTCCCAGGCCGGCATGATCACTGACGGCATCCACGGCAAGGCCCGGATCATCGATGTGGATCCCCACCGGATCCGGACGGCGCTGGACAAGGGCAACATCGCCATTGTGGCCGGATTCCAGGGCATGAGCCGGGCCACCAACGAGATCACCACCCTCGGCCGGGGCGGGTCAGACACCACCGCCGTGGCGCTGGCGGCGGCCCTCGAGGCGGACGTGTGCGAGATCTACACGGACGTGGACGGCATCTACACCGCCGATCCCCGAGTAGTTCCCTCCGCCCAGAAAATCGAGCGGATCTCCAGTGAGGAAATGCTGGAGCTCGCAGCGTCCGGCGCCAAGATCCTCCACCTGCGCTGCGTGGAGTATGCCCGCAGGTTCGGCGTTCCCCTGCACGTCCGTTCCTCATTCAGCCAGCACGAAGGCACCTGGGTCATCCCCAGCGCCGAAGACAAGATCACCACACAAGAGGGAGTTGCCTTGGAGCAGCCAATCATCTCCGGCGTCGCGCACGACCGTTCCGAAGCCAAGGTCACGGTTGTTGGCGTTCCGGACATTCCGGGCAAGGCGGCAGCGATCTTCCAGGTCATCGCCGACGCCCACTCGAACATCGACATGATCGTGCAGAACGTCTCCACCCACGGCACGGGCCGGACGGATATCTCGTTCACCCTCCCCATCGTGGAAGGCGCCGACGCGCTGGCGGCCCTCCATGCGGCGCAGGACCAGATCGGCTTCGAGAGCATCGAGTACAACGAGCAGATCGGCAAGCTGTCGCTCATCGGTGCAGGCATGCGCTCGCACCCCGGCGTCTCGGCAACGTTCTTCAAAGCGCTCTCCGACGCCGGTATCAACATCAACATGATCTCCACCTCCGAGATCCGCATCTCCGTTGTGACCCACGCGGATCTCCTGGACGAGGCTGTGCGCGTCATCCACAAGGCCTTTGACCTGGACAGCGAAAACGAAGCGACGGTCTATGGCGGCACCGGCCGCTAG
- a CDS encoding ABC transporter ATP-binding protein produces MAMISEVPGDSGGPVSDDGISARGVSRSFGAVRAVEHMDFNAPAGKVTALIGPNGAGKTTLLLMLASLLAPDEGTISVAGLDPLRHRAQVRRRLGWMPDTLGVWESLTAREILTQMARFYRLPAEGLGQRVATMLERVRLDDLADQPARVLSRGQQQRLSLARALIHDPSVLLLDEPASGLDPGSRVELRTMLRQLAAEGKAVVVSSHVLAELDEIADGAVFVNKGRTVRQQTTAEAAAAGRRYAISGSDPAALAAGLTGLGMAFRVEDGRRPGVSLVLNNDGDAERLLRDLVLAGVGIISFAPASGALEETYMNLEGERQ; encoded by the coding sequence ATGGCAATGATTTCTGAGGTACCGGGAGATTCGGGCGGGCCGGTGTCCGACGACGGAATATCGGCACGGGGTGTCAGCCGAAGCTTCGGCGCGGTGCGCGCCGTCGAGCACATGGACTTCAATGCTCCGGCAGGGAAGGTGACCGCCCTGATCGGCCCCAACGGCGCCGGCAAAACGACGCTCCTGCTGATGCTTGCATCGCTGCTGGCGCCGGATGAGGGGACCATCAGCGTGGCAGGCCTGGATCCACTCCGCCACCGCGCGCAGGTCAGAAGGCGCCTGGGCTGGATGCCCGATACGTTGGGCGTGTGGGAGTCTTTGACCGCCCGGGAGATCCTGACCCAGATGGCCCGTTTCTACCGGCTGCCGGCCGAAGGCCTCGGGCAACGGGTGGCCACCATGCTGGAAAGGGTGCGGCTGGACGATCTCGCGGACCAGCCGGCACGGGTGTTGTCCCGCGGGCAGCAGCAGCGGCTGAGCCTCGCCAGGGCACTCATCCACGACCCTTCCGTCCTGCTCCTTGACGAGCCCGCCTCGGGCCTGGACCCGGGCTCGCGGGTGGAGCTTCGCACTATGCTGCGGCAGCTGGCGGCGGAGGGCAAAGCCGTGGTCGTTTCATCCCACGTCCTCGCTGAACTTGACGAGATCGCCGACGGCGCAGTGTTCGTCAACAAGGGCCGCACAGTCCGCCAGCAGACCACGGCGGAAGCAGCCGCCGCGGGCCGGCGGTACGCGATTTCCGGATCGGATCCGGCAGCACTGGCCGCAGGGCTAACGGGGCTGGGAATGGCGTTCCGCGTCGAGGATGGCCGCCGTCCGGGCGTGAGCCTGGTGCTGAATAACGACGGCGATGCGGAGCGCCTCCTGCGGGACCTGGTGCTGGCCGGCGTCGGAATCATTTCCTTTGCCCCCGCCAGCGGGGCCCTTGAAGAGACCTACATGAACCTCGAGGGCGAGCGGCAGTGA
- a CDS encoding ABC transporter permease subunit: protein MSQATDNRQDTSGSGASAAYLAGIRNVVVLELKQRLRSRGWYIMLAIWFVLTGVVTLLTWASWNASQAAQRAYGGYVPPEQAGPGSMIFEVVLAFVLLFALLVAPALSANAITGDRAGGTLAILQVTLLEPGQILWGKFFAAWLAALAFLVASAPFLVIGVALGGMTPGHVLVALLMLAVEVGIVCALGVGISALAGRPLFSIVVTYLAVAGLVFGTLISFGLGTGLAQGTVMANNPQYRQYAPLESGPFGPEYTCSGPLREQPALRTERVAWLLGMNPFVVVADAIPYRDRTAQTGFASVGTIEGISQGARQAMAGPDGTVPCANGLVQPPYLGQKTPLWPLGLGLQLVLSTLLMWLGWRALRTPAHKLARGVRIA from the coding sequence GTGAGCCAGGCAACCGACAACAGGCAGGACACCTCCGGAAGCGGCGCATCAGCCGCCTATCTTGCGGGAATCAGGAATGTGGTGGTCCTGGAACTGAAGCAGCGCCTGCGTTCGCGCGGCTGGTACATCATGCTGGCCATCTGGTTTGTCCTGACCGGTGTGGTCACGCTGCTGACGTGGGCCAGTTGGAACGCTTCCCAGGCTGCCCAGCGGGCGTATGGAGGCTATGTTCCGCCGGAGCAAGCCGGCCCGGGTTCCATGATCTTTGAAGTGGTGCTGGCATTTGTCTTGTTGTTCGCATTGCTGGTGGCGCCCGCCTTGTCCGCCAATGCCATCACCGGGGACCGGGCGGGCGGCACCCTGGCGATCCTGCAGGTCACCCTGCTCGAACCCGGCCAGATCCTGTGGGGGAAGTTTTTTGCCGCCTGGCTGGCAGCCCTTGCCTTCCTGGTGGCCAGCGCGCCGTTCCTGGTCATCGGTGTGGCTCTTGGGGGAATGACGCCGGGTCACGTGCTGGTGGCACTGCTGATGCTGGCCGTTGAAGTGGGTATCGTATGCGCCCTGGGCGTAGGGATTTCAGCTCTGGCCGGGCGGCCCTTGTTCTCCATCGTGGTGACTTACCTGGCGGTGGCCGGGCTGGTTTTCGGCACGCTGATTTCCTTCGGGCTTGGCACAGGCCTGGCCCAGGGCACCGTCATGGCCAACAACCCGCAGTACCGCCAGTACGCACCCCTGGAGTCCGGGCCGTTTGGGCCGGAGTACACCTGCTCGGGCCCGCTCCGGGAACAGCCTGCCCTCCGTACCGAGCGGGTTGCCTGGCTGCTGGGCATGAACCCCTTTGTGGTGGTGGCCGATGCCATCCCCTACCGCGACCGCACAGCGCAGACGGGTTTCGCCTCCGTCGGGACCATCGAAGGAATCAGCCAGGGCGCCCGGCAGGCCATGGCCGGCCCGGACGGCACCGTCCCGTGCGCCAACGGACTGGTCCAGCCGCCATACCTGGGGCAGAAAACACCGCTGTGGCCGCTTGGGCTGGGGCTTCAGCTGGTGCTGTCCACCCTGCTGATGTGGCTGGGCTGGCGGGCGCTCCGGACGCCAGCGCACAAGCTGGCCAGGGGCGTGCGCATCGCCTAG
- the recR gene encoding recombination mediator RecR — MYEGAVQELIDELGRLPGVGPKSAQRLAFHILEADPQDMKRLVEAITTVKERVKFCTVCGNVTEQELCNICRDPRRDPAVICVVEESKDVLAVERTRSFRGRYHVLGGAINPIAGIGPEQLRIRELLTRLNDGAIQEVIIATDPNLEGEATATYLARMLKTIGITVTRLASGLPVGGDLEYADEVTLGRAFEGRRNALT, encoded by the coding sequence GTGTACGAAGGTGCTGTCCAGGAGCTGATTGATGAGCTCGGACGCCTTCCGGGGGTGGGCCCCAAATCCGCCCAGCGGCTTGCGTTCCACATCCTCGAAGCTGATCCCCAGGACATGAAGCGCCTGGTTGAAGCGATCACGACTGTCAAGGAACGGGTCAAGTTCTGCACCGTCTGCGGCAACGTCACAGAGCAGGAACTGTGCAACATCTGCCGTGACCCGCGCCGGGATCCGGCGGTGATCTGCGTTGTAGAGGAATCAAAGGATGTCCTGGCCGTGGAACGCACGCGGTCGTTCCGGGGCCGCTACCACGTGCTGGGCGGCGCCATTAACCCCATTGCGGGCATCGGACCCGAGCAGCTCCGCATCCGCGAGCTGCTGACCCGGCTCAATGACGGCGCCATCCAGGAAGTCATTATCGCCACCGACCCCAACCTTGAGGGCGAGGCCACTGCCACCTACCTGGCCCGTATGCTCAAGACAATCGGCATCACCGTGACCCGGCTGGCCTCCGGGCTGCCGGTGGGCGGCGACCTGGAATACGCGGATGAGGTCACCCTTGGCAGGGCGTTCGAGGGCCGCCGGAACGCCCTCACCTGA
- a CDS encoding DNA polymerase III subunit gamma and tau: MSARIGRVFSVTVTTALYRRYRPDSFADVIGQEHVTEPLMTALRKNRVNHAYLFSGPRGCGKTTSARILARCLNCAQGPTDTPCGTCPSCVELARGGSGSLDVIEIDAASHGGVDDARDLRERATYAPVRDRYKIFIIDEAHMVTSAGFNALLKIVEEPPEHIKFIFATTEPDKVIGTIRSRTHHYPFRLVPPEPLMAYLELLCSQENVPVAPGVLSLVIRAGGGSVRDSLSVLDQLMAGAGPNGLDYELAVALLGYTHASLLDDVVEAVAASDSATVFRAVDRVIQTGHDPRRFVEDLLERFRDLIIVQAMPESAQTILRGMPADQIARLKNQAHNLGAAELSRAADVTNTALTEMTGATSPRLHLELLCARILLPSSEQNERGMAARIDRVERRLNYAGNDVGAPAGSIADGSTPAAAPAAPPASNAPAPETRPSAPESSTGAAGANGPARDAAKAAPAAPAVAGPAPSAPAPPAAAGAGSVGEASPAVGGPRSPLTAPRVSTSDWPVEDSAGNLPSPASSDRPAGRDPGFASPQPQVGPDAASGPAQGAMQTPGSGPAQASGKTPASEPKESPSTGQAETSSAPPAPAAAPGPMGDVEVLRRAWPDVLQTLSKIKRSTWALVEPNAQVAAFDGHSLTLAFTTSGLAGAFGRADHSENLRQAIHKTVGIDCQITASAGGGTQASSDPNPKVPASRVAATTSADVAWGLAPASAPTGSDAARQPGPPGGPVSASPQQSVPDAKHQQKARPGQGPADPGQADGVAPEGVAPQAAAAALSAPLPGSGAVRPASGQPAAQVAAGEGSAPVSVPRAAVEEDYSYSDDDWGPARDEDAPPLDEEPPLDWAPSNRSRPSGVPAASGPSGTPGTGSGVKGPSPATSGPVDVPGVQPHGPDAAASTAAPPHDPWTRAVEQAPGIWVVGEESNVGRAASPAAPDEAPTGPVATPRYEPATAQVPPSIPVTRAGASPEPDWGLAPSSPSPGAGRFGTDEPGGGSSSPDTARAPEYAMASASPAPAAAPTQAVPAKAPQPSSAAAAQARQSLYQRLSNSPEAEAGRAKAPARAVAAAATYVQDIPSADDETIEESGVFGRAAVERILGGKLIEERSPDGSPITPRY; the protein is encoded by the coding sequence ATGTCGGCCCGGATTGGTAGGGTTTTCTCTGTGACAGTTACTACCGCCCTCTACCGCAGATACCGTCCGGATTCGTTTGCTGACGTTATCGGGCAGGAGCATGTCACCGAGCCGCTGATGACGGCTTTGAGGAAAAACCGGGTCAACCACGCCTACCTCTTCTCCGGCCCCAGGGGCTGCGGCAAGACCACCTCGGCCCGGATCCTGGCGCGCTGCCTCAATTGCGCCCAGGGCCCCACTGACACCCCCTGCGGCACGTGCCCCAGCTGCGTTGAGCTGGCCCGCGGCGGCTCCGGTTCGCTGGATGTCATAGAGATTGACGCCGCCAGCCACGGCGGCGTCGACGATGCCCGGGACCTCCGTGAGCGGGCCACCTATGCACCTGTACGGGACCGCTACAAGATCTTCATCATTGACGAGGCCCACATGGTCACGTCCGCAGGCTTCAACGCTCTGCTGAAGATCGTGGAAGAACCACCCGAACACATCAAGTTCATCTTCGCCACCACGGAACCGGACAAGGTCATCGGCACCATCCGCTCCCGCACCCACCACTACCCGTTCCGGCTGGTGCCGCCGGAACCGCTGATGGCCTACTTGGAGCTCCTGTGCAGCCAGGAGAACGTCCCGGTGGCCCCCGGCGTCCTGTCCCTGGTGATCCGTGCCGGCGGCGGCTCCGTCCGTGATTCGCTCTCCGTCCTGGACCAGCTGATGGCGGGCGCCGGGCCGAACGGCCTGGACTACGAACTTGCCGTGGCGCTGCTCGGATACACCCACGCTTCACTGCTCGACGACGTGGTCGAGGCCGTTGCCGCTTCTGATTCCGCTACCGTTTTCCGTGCCGTGGACCGGGTGATCCAAACCGGCCATGATCCCCGCCGCTTCGTTGAGGACCTGTTGGAGCGGTTCCGCGACCTCATCATCGTCCAGGCGATGCCTGAAAGCGCCCAGACCATTCTCCGCGGCATGCCCGCGGACCAGATTGCCCGCCTGAAGAACCAGGCCCACAACCTGGGGGCGGCCGAGCTGTCTCGCGCCGCGGACGTCACCAACACCGCGTTGACCGAGATGACCGGCGCCACCTCCCCGCGGCTGCACCTTGAGCTGCTGTGCGCCCGGATCCTTTTGCCCAGCTCGGAGCAAAACGAGCGCGGCATGGCCGCCCGGATAGACCGCGTGGAGCGCAGGCTGAACTACGCCGGGAACGACGTCGGTGCTCCCGCAGGGTCAATTGCGGACGGCTCCACACCGGCCGCCGCCCCTGCCGCTCCCCCGGCGTCCAATGCCCCTGCCCCGGAAACAAGGCCCTCTGCTCCTGAATCTTCAACTGGCGCCGCCGGTGCCAATGGTCCGGCTCGGGATGCCGCGAAAGCGGCGCCCGCAGCTCCGGCCGTTGCGGGCCCGGCGCCCAGCGCCCCGGCCCCGCCGGCAGCTGCCGGAGCGGGCTCCGTCGGGGAGGCTTCCCCTGCGGTCGGCGGACCACGCTCTCCCTTGACCGCCCCGCGGGTCAGCACCAGCGACTGGCCGGTAGAAGATTCGGCCGGGAACCTCCCGTCGCCCGCCTCTTCGGATCGTCCAGCCGGACGCGACCCGGGCTTTGCCTCGCCGCAGCCCCAGGTGGGGCCGGACGCTGCGTCCGGCCCGGCGCAAGGTGCCATGCAGACTCCGGGTTCCGGCCCGGCGCAGGCTTCCGGCAAGACGCCCGCCTCCGAGCCCAAAGAATCCCCGTCTACCGGCCAGGCGGAGACGTCGTCCGCGCCGCCGGCGCCCGCTGCTGCGCCCGGACCCATGGGGGACGTGGAGGTCTTGCGCCGCGCCTGGCCCGACGTCCTGCAGACCCTGTCCAAAATCAAGCGCAGCACCTGGGCGCTCGTTGAACCCAATGCCCAGGTTGCTGCCTTCGACGGCCACAGCCTCACCCTTGCATTCACCACGTCCGGACTTGCCGGAGCCTTCGGCCGGGCGGACCATTCGGAGAATCTGCGCCAGGCCATCCACAAGACCGTAGGCATCGACTGCCAAATCACTGCGTCGGCCGGTGGCGGCACGCAGGCGAGCTCTGACCCAAACCCAAAAGTGCCCGCCAGCCGGGTGGCGGCGACAACTTCGGCTGACGTCGCTTGGGGGCTGGCACCGGCTTCTGCCCCGACGGGCAGCGATGCCGCACGGCAGCCGGGCCCCCCAGGCGGGCCCGTTTCCGCGAGCCCGCAGCAGTCTGTGCCGGACGCAAAACACCAGCAAAAGGCACGTCCTGGGCAGGGGCCGGCTGATCCGGGCCAGGCCGACGGCGTTGCGCCGGAAGGCGTGGCGCCCCAGGCAGCAGCCGCGGCACTTTCGGCCCCGCTTCCCGGAAGCGGCGCCGTGCGGCCCGCATCCGGACAACCCGCTGCGCAGGTCGCGGCCGGCGAAGGCTCCGCCCCGGTTTCGGTGCCCCGCGCCGCCGTGGAGGAAGACTATTCATATTCCGACGACGACTGGGGTCCGGCCAGGGACGAGGACGCTCCGCCTCTGGACGAAGAACCTCCCCTGGACTGGGCCCCGTCCAACCGGTCCCGGCCCTCGGGAGTGCCGGCCGCTTCAGGCCCGTCGGGCACCCCCGGCACCGGTTCCGGTGTAAAGGGGCCGTCGCCGGCCACCTCCGGCCCCGTTGACGTCCCGGGCGTCCAGCCTCACGGGCCTGATGCTGCCGCCAGCACGGCTGCACCACCGCATGATCCTTGGACCCGCGCCGTGGAACAGGCTCCCGGGATCTGGGTGGTCGGCGAAGAAAGCAACGTGGGCAGGGCAGCCTCCCCGGCGGCGCCGGACGAGGCACCAACCGGGCCGGTTGCCACACCGCGCTACGAGCCCGCCACCGCCCAGGTGCCACCCTCAATCCCCGTCACGAGGGCCGGCGCCAGCCCGGAGCCGGACTGGGGCCTGGCTCCGTCTTCACCATCTCCAGGCGCCGGACGGTTTGGAACGGACGAACCGGGCGGGGGCAGTTCCTCACCGGACACCGCGCGGGCGCCGGAGTACGCCATGGCGTCAGCTTCCCCGGCTCCCGCAGCCGCTCCAACCCAGGCTGTCCCGGCCAAGGCTCCTCAGCCGTCCTCGGCTGCCGCAGCCCAGGCACGGCAAAGCCTTTACCAGCGACTTTCCAACAGCCCTGAAGCGGAAGCCGGCCGCGCCAAGGCCCCGGCCCGTGCCGTGGCAGCTGCTGCCACCTATGTCCAGGACATCCCGAGCGCAGATGATGAGACGATCGAAGAGTCCGGCGTGTTCGGACGTGCCGCGGTGGAGCGTATTCTGGGCGGGAAGCTGATTGAGGAGCGCTCCCCCGACGGAAGTCCCATCACGCCGCGATATTGA
- a CDS encoding oxygenase MpaB family protein — MVRTFSNGSEGVQQWQLDLAEGDDPGYHLPGSAVWAVHGSMSPIVAGIRTLLMQSLHPGALAGVHEHSNFREDPLGRLANTIRWIFTVTYGSKEAAENASRRVRRLHEAVQGSYRDSQGAQRTYSANDPELASWIHLAFTDAFLTAHKLWGGTIPGGPDAYVREWAQAGRLMGVEDPPLTEAELHRQLDRWYESGDLRVDARVAETVEFVRNPPLNRVLRPGYRILFAGAVYSLEPRYRRMLGLDVPRLGPLPLPVRLATKLVLAVVRLALGRRGPSELAARERLRRLGVPSAEAG, encoded by the coding sequence CTGGTCCGAACCTTCAGCAACGGTTCCGAAGGCGTTCAGCAGTGGCAATTGGATCTTGCGGAGGGCGATGACCCGGGGTACCACCTGCCCGGTTCCGCGGTATGGGCAGTGCACGGTTCAATGTCGCCCATTGTCGCCGGAATCCGCACTCTGTTGATGCAGTCCCTGCACCCCGGCGCCCTTGCCGGCGTCCACGAACATTCAAACTTCCGCGAGGACCCGCTGGGCAGGCTGGCCAACACCATCCGCTGGATCTTCACAGTGACCTATGGCTCCAAGGAGGCCGCCGAGAACGCCTCACGGAGGGTGCGCCGGCTGCACGAGGCCGTCCAGGGCAGCTACCGCGACAGCCAGGGGGCGCAGCGCACCTACAGCGCCAACGATCCGGAACTGGCCAGCTGGATCCATCTGGCCTTCACTGACGCCTTCCTCACCGCCCACAAGCTGTGGGGAGGCACGATTCCCGGCGGACCGGACGCGTACGTCCGGGAGTGGGCCCAGGCCGGCCGGCTGATGGGAGTGGAAGACCCGCCGCTCACCGAGGCGGAATTGCACAGGCAACTGGACCGCTGGTACGAAAGCGGTGATCTCCGCGTTGACGCCCGCGTGGCAGAGACAGTGGAATTCGTCCGCAACCCGCCCTTGAACAGGGTGCTCCGGCCGGGTTACCGGATCCTGTTCGCGGGCGCCGTGTACAGCCTGGAGCCAAGGTACCGCCGGATGCTCGGGCTGGACGTTCCCCGGCTGGGTCCCCTGCCGCTGCCGGTGAGGCTCGCGACAAAGCTGGTTCTCGCCGTCGTACGCCTGGCCTTGGGACGCAGGGGTCCAAGCGAGCTGGCCGCCAGGGAACGGCTTCGCCGGCTTGGCGTGCCGTCCGCGGAGGCGGGATGA
- a CDS encoding peptidoglycan DD-metalloendopeptidase family protein codes for MGNHAVSGKDDKNAKGFCLPVARALAATGALAISVCAFNLSGSAPETGTAAASVARPGAGAAGNSTGLSAGTVAGTEATGFAAAVPPSDSLVAAPRTAAVLAAPQAEIAFPRPLVGSLGEDAPAPVTVGLSGVGRPPAGYLMAPLKLLIPSSPFGFRVSPLSGLAGDFHLGQDYSASCGTAVYAADSGVVRAAGWHPWGGGNRVEIDHGNGLVTTYNHLESIAVRSGDFVNVGQAIARVGTTGWSTGCHLHFETILNGRHTNPLKWHLMAVRPLGAGPAELLTYLPVPGVASTGPIRWTIPVGLGSEAPSAAPWANVPTTAAGSSARPASASLLVATVDTGTPSPTPTETGTPSLTDIGTPSPTETGTPAPTETGTPAPTETGTPTPTEPAPVEPAPTEPAPVEPAPTEPAPVEPAPIEPAPIEPAPVEPAPVEPAPVEPAPIEPAPIEPAPIEPAPVEPAPVEPAPIEPAPVEPAPIEPAPVEPAPIEPAPIEPSPTEPAPI; via the coding sequence GTGGGCAATCACGCGGTATCCGGGAAGGACGATAAGAACGCCAAGGGCTTTTGCCTGCCTGTAGCGCGGGCACTGGCCGCCACGGGGGCGCTCGCCATTTCCGTCTGCGCCTTCAACCTCTCCGGCAGCGCTCCTGAAACGGGAACCGCAGCGGCATCCGTTGCCCGTCCGGGCGCCGGTGCTGCGGGGAATTCGACTGGTCTCAGTGCCGGCACCGTCGCTGGTACTGAGGCCACTGGATTTGCCGCCGCGGTACCTCCGTCGGACAGCCTTGTGGCGGCTCCCCGGACAGCCGCGGTCCTGGCCGCTCCCCAAGCCGAAATTGCCTTTCCACGCCCGCTCGTAGGAAGTCTCGGTGAGGATGCTCCGGCGCCGGTCACGGTAGGGCTCTCAGGGGTGGGAAGGCCGCCGGCAGGCTATCTCATGGCGCCCCTCAAACTGCTGATTCCCTCGTCGCCCTTCGGATTCCGCGTAAGCCCGTTGTCCGGGCTGGCAGGGGACTTCCATCTCGGCCAGGACTATTCGGCCTCCTGCGGCACCGCGGTGTACGCGGCGGATTCAGGTGTGGTCCGTGCCGCCGGATGGCATCCATGGGGCGGCGGCAACCGGGTTGAGATCGATCACGGCAACGGACTCGTCACCACCTACAACCATCTCGAGTCCATTGCCGTCCGCAGCGGTGACTTCGTCAATGTTGGGCAAGCCATTGCCCGGGTAGGCACTACCGGGTGGTCGACGGGATGCCACCTGCATTTCGAAACAATCCTCAACGGACGCCACACGAATCCGCTGAAATGGCACCTCATGGCGGTACGCCCGCTTGGCGCCGGGCCCGCTGAGCTGCTGACCTACCTGCCAGTCCCCGGTGTTGCCTCCACGGGGCCCATACGCTGGACCATTCCGGTGGGGCTGGGCAGCGAGGCTCCCTCGGCCGCCCCCTGGGCAAATGTCCCGACGACGGCGGCTGGCTCCTCTGCGCGGCCAGCATCCGCGTCGCTGTTGGTGGCGACGGTCGACACCGGCACGCCGTCCCCCACGCCGACGGAAACTGGAACGCCGTCGCTCACTGACATTGGGACGCCGTCGCCGACTGAGACTGGGACGCCTGCGCCGACTGAGACTGGGACGCCTGCGCCGACTGAGACTGGGACGCCTACCCCGACCGAGCCGGCCCCGGTTGAGCCCGCGCCGACCGAGCCTGCGCCGGTTGAGCCGGCCCCGACCGAGCCTGCGCCGGTTGAGCCTGCCCCGATCGAGCCTGCGCCGATTGAGCCGGCCCCGGTTGAGCCGGCCCCGGTTGAGCCGGCCCCGGTTGAGCCGGCCCCGATCGAGCCTGCCCCGATCGAGCCTGCCCCGATCGAGCCTGCGCCGGTTGAGCCGGCCCCGGTTGAGCCTGCGCCGATTGAGCCGGCCCCGGTTGAGCCTGCGCCGATTGAGCCGGCCCCGGTTGAGCCTGCGCCGATCGAGCCGGCCCCGATCGAGCCTTCCCCGACCGAGCCGGCCCCCATCTAA
- a CDS encoding glutathione peroxidase: protein MDNFLGKPPVTDLYRVPLTLNDGSPTDFGRFKGKVVMVVNVASNCGFTPQYTGLETLYQKFRDRGFEVLGVPCNQFAGQEPGSDSEIAEFCQRNFGVTFPLTLKADVRGRNQHPLYAELTKFKSGLLPGLVKWNFEKFLVNRDGQVVNRFAPTVEPDSAEVIDAVEEALC, encoded by the coding sequence ATGGACAACTTCTTGGGGAAGCCGCCTGTAACTGACCTGTACCGGGTTCCGCTGACCCTGAACGACGGTTCCCCGACCGATTTTGGCAGGTTCAAGGGCAAAGTGGTGATGGTGGTCAACGTTGCCTCCAACTGCGGGTTCACGCCCCAGTACACGGGGCTGGAGACGCTGTATCAAAAGTTCCGGGACCGGGGGTTTGAAGTACTCGGCGTCCCGTGCAACCAGTTCGCAGGGCAGGAACCGGGCAGCGACAGCGAAATCGCCGAATTCTGCCAGCGCAACTTCGGGGTCACCTTCCCCCTCACCCTCAAGGCGGACGTCCGCGGCAGGAACCAGCACCCCCTTTACGCGGAGCTCACCAAGTTCAAAAGCGGGCTGCTGCCCGGATTGGTGAAATGGAACTTTGAGAAGTTCCTGGTCAACAGGGACGGCCAGGTGGTGAACCGCTTCGCGCCAACCGTGGAGCCCGATTCGGCGGAGGTTATCGACGCCGTCGAGGAGGCCCTCTGTTGA